A section of the Streptomyces sp. NBC_01363 genome encodes:
- a CDS encoding FGGY family carbohydrate kinase — MTGPVLAVDQGTSGTKALVICPERGVIGSASVPVRPRHGAGGVVEADPAELLGSVVEAGRRALREAAEPVSAVGLANQGETVLAWDPETGRPLTDAIVWQDRRSAAICDELAPYDEELTHLTGLPLDPYFAAPKLAWIRRELTREGVVTTTDSWLVHQLTGAFVTDAATAGRTQLLDLDRVGWSPRALDIFGLGDERLPDVVDCDSTVGTTTAFGGELPLTGLLVDQQAALLAQNALDPGNAKCTYGTGAFLLAQTGPAPRRGSTGLVSCVAWRLGGRTNYCLDGQVYTAASAVDWLSGLGVISGAADLDPVGTTVPDSGGVTFVPALAGLAAPWWRGDLRGSVTGLGLGTTAGHLVRALCEGIAAQVVELTEAAATDLGAPLTSLRVDGGLTRSELLMQTQADLLQRPVEVSALPDVTALGVGAVARLGLDPRLPLRRAVPDWKPAAVYEPRIGADEAAERLAGFRTAVQTLLDHA; from the coding sequence ATGACAGGCCCGGTACTCGCCGTGGACCAGGGCACGTCGGGGACGAAGGCTCTGGTGATCTGTCCCGAGCGCGGCGTGATCGGTTCCGCTTCCGTTCCGGTGAGGCCCCGGCACGGCGCCGGGGGAGTGGTCGAGGCGGACCCCGCCGAACTGCTCGGCTCGGTCGTCGAAGCGGGCCGCCGGGCGTTGCGGGAAGCTGCCGAACCGGTTTCGGCGGTCGGCCTCGCCAACCAGGGCGAGACGGTGCTCGCCTGGGATCCGGAAACGGGGCGGCCGCTCACCGACGCGATCGTCTGGCAGGACCGGCGCTCCGCCGCGATCTGCGACGAACTCGCCCCGTACGACGAAGAGTTGACGCACCTCACCGGGCTTCCCCTCGATCCGTACTTCGCCGCACCGAAGCTGGCCTGGATCCGCCGGGAACTGACCCGGGAGGGCGTCGTCACCACCACCGACTCCTGGCTCGTCCACCAGCTGACCGGAGCGTTCGTCACGGACGCGGCGACGGCCGGGCGCACCCAGCTGCTCGACCTCGACCGGGTCGGCTGGTCACCCCGGGCCCTGGACATCTTCGGGCTCGGCGACGAACGACTGCCGGACGTCGTCGACTGCGACAGCACCGTCGGTACGACCACCGCCTTCGGCGGTGAACTTCCGCTGACCGGCCTGCTCGTGGACCAGCAGGCCGCCCTGCTCGCCCAGAACGCCCTGGACCCGGGCAACGCCAAATGCACCTACGGGACGGGCGCCTTCCTGCTCGCCCAGACCGGGCCCGCCCCGCGCCGCGGCTCCACCGGACTGGTCAGCTGTGTCGCATGGCGACTCGGTGGCCGTACGAACTACTGCCTCGACGGGCAGGTCTACACCGCCGCGTCCGCCGTCGACTGGCTCTCCGGCCTGGGGGTGATCTCCGGCGCGGCCGACCTCGACCCCGTCGGCACGACCGTCCCCGACTCCGGCGGCGTCACCTTCGTACCGGCACTCGCCGGGCTCGCCGCCCCCTGGTGGCGCGGTGATCTGCGCGGATCGGTGACCGGCCTCGGCCTCGGCACCACCGCGGGCCATCTGGTGCGCGCGCTGTGCGAAGGCATCGCGGCACAGGTCGTCGAGCTCACCGAGGCGGCCGCGACCGACCTCGGCGCGCCACTGACCTCGCTCCGCGTCGACGGTGGTCTGACCCGCTCCGAGCTGCTCATGCAGACCCAGGCGGACCTGCTGCAACGGCCCGTCGAGGTGTCCGCCCTGCCCGACGTCACCGCCCTCGGCGTCGGAGCGGTCGCCCGGCTCGGCCTCGACCCGCGCCTCCCGCTCCGCCGGGCCGTGCCCGACTGGAAGCCCGCCGCCGTGTACGAACCCCGGATCGGCGCCGACGAGGCGGCCGAACGGCTCGCCGGCTTCCGGACCGCCGTGCAGACCCTGCTGGACCATGCCTGA
- a CDS encoding NAD(P)/FAD-dependent oxidoreductase: protein MSPTITTAGELTADDLPGTRPDGGQGAPVYDVTVVGAGVVGAAIARELARYRLRTALLDASDDIGNGTSKANTAILHTGFDAVPGSLEARLVREGQQRLRAYAAETGIPVERVGALLVAWDEEQLAALPALLAKAERNDYHAARLLDAGELRAREPHLGPGALGALEIPDESIICPWTTPLAYATQAVRAGVHLHLNCRVRHIDSGDDVHTLTTTRGTLHTRHLINAAGLHADELDRELGHDDFTVTPRRGQLIVFDKLARGLVGHILLPVPTAAGKGVLVAPTVFGNVLLGPTAEDLDDKTATGSTADAITMLREKGRRILPELLDEEVTAVYAGLRAATGQEDCRIRSRPDRRYIAVGGIRSTGLTASMAIAVHVMELLGDSGLDPGTPSELPPVTMPNLGEAFPRPYQDAGLIAADPAYGTLVCHCERVSAGEIRDALTGTVPPHSPDGLRRRTRAGNGRCQGFYCGAAVRALFEEART, encoded by the coding sequence ATGAGCCCCACGATCACCACCGCCGGAGAACTGACGGCCGACGACCTGCCCGGTACCCGGCCGGACGGCGGGCAGGGTGCCCCGGTCTACGACGTGACCGTCGTCGGCGCGGGCGTCGTCGGCGCCGCCATCGCCCGGGAACTGGCCCGCTACCGGCTGCGCACCGCGCTCCTCGACGCCTCCGACGACATCGGCAACGGAACGTCGAAGGCCAACACCGCCATCCTGCACACCGGTTTCGACGCCGTACCCGGCTCACTGGAGGCCCGGCTCGTCCGCGAGGGGCAGCAGAGGCTCCGCGCGTACGCGGCCGAGACCGGCATCCCCGTCGAACGCGTCGGAGCCCTGCTCGTCGCCTGGGACGAGGAACAACTCGCGGCACTGCCCGCCCTGTTGGCCAAGGCGGAACGGAACGACTACCACGCGGCGCGGCTCCTGGACGCCGGTGAACTGCGCGCCCGCGAACCCCATCTGGGCCCCGGCGCCCTCGGCGCACTCGAAATCCCCGACGAGAGCATCATCTGCCCCTGGACGACGCCGCTCGCCTACGCCACCCAGGCCGTGCGCGCCGGAGTCCATCTGCACCTCAACTGCCGGGTGCGGCACATCGACAGCGGCGACGACGTCCACACCCTCACCACCACCCGGGGAACGCTGCACACCCGCCATCTGATCAACGCCGCCGGACTCCACGCCGACGAACTCGACCGGGAACTCGGCCACGACGACTTCACCGTCACCCCGCGCCGCGGCCAGCTCATCGTCTTCGACAAGCTCGCCCGCGGTCTCGTCGGCCACATCCTGCTCCCGGTGCCCACCGCCGCCGGCAAGGGCGTGCTGGTCGCACCGACCGTCTTCGGCAATGTGCTGCTCGGCCCCACCGCCGAGGACCTCGACGACAAGACCGCCACCGGATCGACCGCCGACGCGATCACCATGCTGCGGGAGAAGGGCCGCCGCATCCTGCCGGAACTGCTCGACGAGGAAGTCACCGCCGTCTACGCCGGACTGCGCGCCGCGACCGGCCAGGAGGACTGCCGCATCCGGTCCCGGCCGGACCGGCGGTACATCGCCGTCGGCGGCATCCGCTCCACCGGGCTCACCGCCTCCATGGCCATCGCGGTCCATGTCATGGAACTGCTCGGCGACTCGGGCCTCGATCCCGGGACACCGTCCGAACTGCCGCCCGTCACCATGCCCAACCTCGGCGAGGCCTTCCCGCGCCCGTACCAGGACGCCGGACTCATCGCGGCGGACCCCGCGTACGGCACGCTGGTCTGCCACTGCGAACGGGTCTCCGCGGGCGAGATCAGGGACGCCCTGACCGGTACGGTGCCGCCGCACTCCCCGGACGGCCTGCGGCGCAGGACGCGAGCCGGGAACGGCAGGTGCCAGGGTTTCTACTGCGGGGCCGCGGTCCGCGCACTGTTCGAGGAGGCCCGGACATGA
- a CDS encoding FAD-dependent oxidoreductase yields the protein MTRRERTVDVLIVGGGPAGLGAGAELAASGAGRVEILEREQTAGGIPRHCHHGGFGGHTIGGGTTGPAYARGCVAAAVRAGAILRTGVTVTGWAGPLTVDTTAPTGLERITARAIVLATGARERPRSARLVPGSRPPGVYTTGELQQAVHLHRQRIGSRAVVIGNEPVGRAAADTLRVAGLDVVAMVTDQPSSRLAALTRPGDRTPVLGRTTVTALTGRERLTGVAVRHHDGRTTTLRCDTVVFTGDWIPDHELARRGELALDPGTRGPAYDAAHRTTGTGIFAVGNLLHGVESAGFALAEGRAAAAPVLRHLTTGAWPTGRTPLAVDAPLRWIAPNLIGPDGGLPLRGRFTLRTTGRLASPLFVVRQDGRELHRQRLLLPAVPDRAFHLRADWLDRVDPHGGTVRIAVR from the coding sequence ATGACCAGGCGCGAGCGGACCGTCGACGTGCTGATCGTCGGGGGCGGCCCGGCCGGCCTCGGCGCCGGGGCCGAACTCGCCGCGTCCGGAGCGGGCCGGGTCGAGATCCTGGAACGCGAACAGACCGCGGGCGGCATTCCCCGCCACTGCCACCACGGCGGATTCGGCGGCCACACCATCGGGGGAGGGACGACCGGACCCGCGTACGCCCGCGGCTGCGTGGCCGCCGCCGTGCGCGCCGGGGCCATCCTGCGCACCGGTGTCACCGTCACCGGCTGGGCCGGACCGCTGACCGTGGACACCACCGCACCCACCGGCCTCGAACGGATCACCGCCCGTGCGATCGTCCTCGCCACCGGCGCCCGCGAGCGCCCCCGCAGCGCCCGCCTGGTCCCCGGCAGCCGCCCACCCGGCGTCTACACCACCGGCGAACTCCAGCAGGCCGTCCATCTGCACCGGCAGCGGATCGGCAGCCGCGCCGTCGTCATCGGCAACGAACCGGTCGGCCGTGCCGCGGCCGACACCCTGCGCGTCGCCGGCCTGGACGTCGTCGCCATGGTCACCGACCAGCCGTCCTCCCGGCTCGCCGCCCTGACCCGGCCCGGCGACCGCACCCCGGTCCTCGGCCGCACCACCGTCACCGCGCTGACCGGCCGGGAACGCCTCACCGGCGTCGCGGTGCGTCACCACGACGGCCGGACCACGACCCTGCGCTGCGACACCGTCGTCTTCACCGGCGACTGGATCCCCGACCACGAACTGGCCCGGCGCGGCGAGCTCGCCCTCGACCCCGGCACCCGCGGCCCCGCGTACGACGCCGCCCACCGCACGACCGGGACCGGGATCTTCGCCGTCGGCAATCTGCTGCACGGCGTGGAGAGCGCGGGCTTCGCCCTCGCCGAGGGCCGGGCCGCCGCCGCGCCCGTACTGCGCCACCTGACCACGGGCGCGTGGCCCACCGGACGGACGCCCCTCGCGGTCGACGCCCCGCTGCGGTGGATCGCACCGAACCTCATCGGCCCCGACGGCGGCCTCCCGCTCCGCGGCCGCTTCACCCTGCGCACCACCGGGAGACTCGCCTCGCCGCTGTTCGTCGTCCGCCAGGACGGCCGGGAGCTCCACCGGCAGCGGCTGCTGCTGCCCGCCGTCCCGGACCGTGCGTTCCATCTGCGCGCCGACTGGCTCGACCGGGTCGATCCGCACGGCGGGACCGTACGGATCGCGGTGCGTTGA
- a CDS encoding DUF309 domain-containing protein, whose amino-acid sequence MDETRRDRDTEGRARNARPRDGLGRPLPYGAPGVERQPEGVVRTPEETVREAQRLLDAGMPFHAHEVFEDAWKSGPVAERELWRGLAQLAVGLTHAARGNSTGGARLLRRGAAALAEFAAVRPYGIGVDGLIGWAEELAGRVAAGTAADGGGTAGGRAARAEPVDAAAEAPHLRPPGP is encoded by the coding sequence GTGGACGAAACGCGCAGGGACCGTGACACCGAGGGCAGGGCGCGCAACGCACGCCCGCGTGACGGGCTGGGGCGCCCCCTTCCGTACGGGGCGCCGGGAGTCGAACGGCAACCGGAAGGGGTGGTCCGCACCCCCGAGGAAACGGTGCGGGAGGCACAGCGCTTGCTGGACGCGGGGATGCCGTTCCATGCGCACGAGGTGTTCGAGGACGCGTGGAAGTCCGGCCCGGTGGCCGAGCGGGAGTTGTGGCGCGGGCTCGCACAGCTGGCCGTGGGGCTGACCCATGCGGCCCGGGGCAATTCGACGGGCGGGGCACGGCTGTTGCGGCGCGGCGCGGCGGCGCTCGCGGAGTTCGCCGCGGTCCGGCCGTACGGGATCGGCGTCGACGGGCTGATCGGCTGGGCCGAGGAGCTGGCCGGACGGGTGGCGGCGGGGACGGCCGCGGACGGCGGGGGCACGGCAGGCGGACGGGCGGCGCGTGCCGAGCCCGTCGACGCGGCCGCCGAGGCACCGCATCTGCGGCCCCCGGGCCCGTAG
- a CDS encoding AAA family ATPase has translation MKPSRPLYEREPELAAAAQAVDALCGAQADGGLLIFSGEAGIGKTALLGEIRTIAADRCTVWSARGGETVTSVPFHVVRQLLQPALDRFPPDEVRALFGSWFEIAAPALGLAEPTGPQPDPQGVRDGLDFVVARLASRLSHRPLLLIIDDAHWADGESLAWLASFTARLGELPVLVVQAHRPEELAARQKESGPGSAHPSQVRVALRALTPDATAELVRAALGEHADDPFCREVWAVTGGNPYEAVELVAKVQDRELAPLEESAGLLRELGASARGSGLVARLERLGTNANRFAWAAAVLGTDISQDLAATLAGMSPAEAADCTARLREARIVTGFDPLEFVHPLIASAVYRSIPPATRTAMHGRAAWAITRAGLGPAAASRHLLEVHPDDDQELVEQLREAAKQHLAVGAPEAARRCLERALQEPPRQRVKATLLYELGCATLLSSPATTVQHLRAALEMPGLDDDQRVDATYRLAAAHSHNNQLKEAAKALAAEAARTAPGPGLMRLQAAHFLWEGMQAGEEDGPGRSGRLARNADHLHGRDNAERALLTLRAFDAMLRGENAQLVVDLCERALVDGHPARGLGWTDTEWGFELPTLVGITYAFTDQLDRAEELFGEAVRAFEISGWSGAHLAFAHTLLGLVHRRRGRLAEAEGFLREGLRLADRVGSGLPVHWDAACLLIDTLVARGRVTEAREIADRYSFGAPYPSAMVLPDGPCVRGRLLLAEGRTKEAIVELEAAGQALEPRGRFNGVWAPWAGDLARALAEEDPARAAQLATSARVHAERFGTDTAIGEALRCVSLFARPEDAVHLLAESVRHLEASPSAYEHALALVDYGIAIRSSRELARAHKLATACGAESLANRAHQARASIRASE, from the coding sequence ATGAAGCCGTCCCGGCCGCTGTACGAGCGCGAACCGGAACTCGCCGCCGCCGCACAAGCCGTGGACGCCCTTTGCGGCGCCCAGGCCGACGGCGGGCTGCTGATTTTCAGCGGCGAGGCAGGCATCGGCAAGACAGCACTGCTCGGCGAGATCCGGACGATCGCCGCCGACCGCTGCACGGTCTGGTCCGCACGAGGCGGCGAAACGGTCACATCCGTGCCGTTCCACGTCGTACGCCAACTGCTGCAGCCCGCACTCGACCGATTCCCGCCCGACGAGGTGCGGGCCCTGTTCGGGTCGTGGTTCGAGATTGCCGCGCCGGCCCTCGGGCTGGCCGAACCGACCGGTCCGCAGCCGGACCCGCAAGGTGTGCGGGACGGCCTCGACTTCGTCGTCGCCCGGCTCGCGTCCCGGCTGAGCCACCGCCCGCTGCTGCTCATCATCGACGACGCGCACTGGGCGGACGGCGAATCCCTCGCCTGGCTCGCCTCGTTCACCGCCCGCCTCGGCGAACTTCCCGTCCTGGTCGTCCAGGCGCACCGCCCGGAAGAGCTGGCCGCGCGCCAGAAGGAGAGCGGACCGGGCAGTGCCCACCCGTCCCAGGTACGCGTCGCGCTGCGCGCGCTCACCCCGGACGCCACCGCGGAGCTGGTCCGCGCGGCCCTCGGCGAACACGCCGACGACCCGTTCTGCCGCGAGGTGTGGGCCGTCACCGGCGGCAACCCCTACGAGGCGGTCGAGCTCGTCGCCAAGGTGCAGGACCGTGAACTGGCCCCGCTGGAGGAGTCGGCCGGGCTGCTGCGCGAACTCGGCGCCTCGGCCCGCGGCAGCGGACTCGTCGCCAGGCTCGAACGGCTCGGCACCAACGCCAACAGGTTCGCCTGGGCCGCCGCGGTCCTAGGCACGGACATCTCCCAGGACCTCGCCGCAACGCTGGCCGGAATGAGCCCGGCCGAGGCCGCCGACTGCACGGCACGATTGCGCGAAGCCCGTATCGTCACCGGCTTCGACCCGCTGGAGTTCGTCCACCCGCTCATCGCGAGCGCGGTCTACCGGTCCATCCCGCCGGCCACCCGCACCGCGATGCACGGCCGGGCCGCCTGGGCGATCACCCGGGCCGGACTCGGCCCCGCGGCGGCCTCCCGGCACCTGCTCGAAGTGCACCCGGACGACGACCAGGAACTGGTCGAGCAACTCCGCGAAGCGGCCAAACAACACCTCGCCGTCGGCGCCCCGGAGGCCGCCCGCCGCTGCCTCGAACGCGCCCTGCAGGAACCACCGCGCCAGCGCGTGAAGGCCACCCTGCTGTACGAACTGGGCTGCGCCACACTGCTCAGCTCCCCGGCCACCACCGTCCAGCACCTGCGCGCAGCCCTCGAGATGCCCGGACTCGACGACGACCAGCGGGTCGACGCCACCTACCGGCTCGCGGCCGCGCATTCGCACAACAACCAGCTCAAGGAAGCGGCGAAGGCCCTCGCGGCGGAGGCCGCACGCACCGCGCCCGGCCCCGGCCTCATGCGGCTCCAGGCCGCCCACTTCCTCTGGGAGGGCATGCAGGCCGGCGAGGAGGACGGCCCCGGGCGCTCCGGCCGGCTCGCACGCAACGCCGACCATCTGCACGGCCGTGACAACGCCGAACGCGCCCTGCTCACGCTCCGCGCCTTCGACGCCATGCTGCGCGGCGAGAACGCCCAGCTCGTCGTCGACCTCTGCGAACGCGCCCTGGTGGACGGCCACCCCGCCCGGGGGCTCGGCTGGACCGATACGGAGTGGGGCTTCGAACTGCCGACCCTCGTCGGCATCACCTACGCCTTCACCGACCAGCTCGACCGGGCCGAGGAACTCTTCGGCGAGGCCGTCCGTGCCTTCGAGATCTCCGGCTGGAGCGGCGCGCACCTCGCGTTCGCGCACACCCTGCTAGGACTGGTCCACCGCCGTCGCGGACGGCTGGCCGAGGCCGAGGGCTTCCTGCGCGAAGGGCTGCGCCTCGCCGACCGCGTCGGCAGCGGACTTCCGGTCCACTGGGACGCGGCCTGTCTGCTCATCGACACCCTGGTCGCCCGCGGCCGCGTCACCGAGGCCCGCGAGATCGCCGACCGCTACTCCTTCGGCGCGCCCTACCCCAGCGCGATGGTGCTGCCCGACGGGCCGTGCGTACGCGGTCGGCTCCTGCTGGCCGAAGGCCGTACGAAGGAAGCGATCGTCGAACTCGAAGCGGCGGGCCAGGCCCTCGAACCCCGCGGCAGGTTCAACGGGGTGTGGGCTCCCTGGGCCGGCGACCTCGCCCGCGCCCTGGCCGAGGAGGACCCGGCGCGCGCCGCCCAACTCGCCACCTCGGCCCGGGTGCACGCCGAACGCTTCGGTACGGACACCGCGATCGGCGAGGCCCTGCGCTGCGTCTCCCTCTTCGCCCGCCCCGAGGACGCCGTCCACCTGCTGGCCGAGTCGGTCCGCCACCTGGAGGCATCCCCGTCCGCGTACGAACACGCGCTGGCCCTCGTCGACTACGGCATCGCGATCCGCTCATCGCGCGAACTCGCCAGAGCTCACAAACTGGCCACCGCATGCGGCGCGGAATCCCTGGCAAACCGCGCCCACCAGGCACGGGCGTCGATCCGGGCCTCCGAGTGA
- a CDS encoding GNAT family N-acetyltransferase, with the protein MENRPRALPVAPVRLAGRRIVLREWDEEDIPALIEMYDDPEISRWTPVPSPFDADAAREYLGRARQARAEGRRIQLAITADGGQPQGEVLLFQDDLDERDIELAYGVGPRYRRRGLASEAVAVTTEYAVHRLDARRVLLRIEAGNAPSAAVARSAGFRPTADEPVQREAKGRRVLLDTWCHRNGEPVS; encoded by the coding sequence ATGGAGAATCGGCCGAGAGCCTTGCCCGTCGCCCCTGTTCGCCTGGCCGGGCGAAGGATCGTGCTCAGGGAGTGGGACGAGGAGGACATCCCCGCGTTGATCGAGATGTACGACGATCCGGAGATCAGCCGCTGGACGCCCGTACCCTCGCCGTTCGACGCGGACGCCGCCCGCGAGTACCTCGGGCGGGCTCGCCAGGCACGGGCCGAAGGCCGCCGCATACAGCTGGCCATCACGGCCGACGGCGGGCAGCCGCAGGGCGAGGTGCTGCTCTTCCAGGACGATCTGGATGAACGGGACATCGAGCTCGCCTACGGCGTCGGGCCCCGGTACCGGCGTCGCGGACTGGCCTCCGAAGCGGTCGCGGTCACCACTGAATACGCCGTTCACCGCCTCGACGCGAGGCGGGTGCTGCTCCGGATCGAAGCCGGCAACGCCCCGAGTGCCGCCGTGGCGCGATCGGCCGGATTCCGGCCCACCGCGGACGAGCCCGTCCAGCGGGAGGCGAAAGGACGGCGGGTACTGCTGGATACCTGGTGCCACCGCAACGGCGAACCGGTGTCCTGA
- a CDS encoding cytochrome P450 produces the protein MSRQPVLLPYADPAFVADPFPVYRQLREDGPVRRAIIAGGLEAWLVTRYEDGLAALSDPRLSSDVRDASDPRLIERLPATDRESVLRNMLRTDPPDHTRLRRLVSRAFTAHRVARLRPRVQEIADRLLDEIGPRGRADLVGSYALPLPVTVIGELLGVPVTDRHDFQRWTDDMVLQGAEPPDPARTEETWRHLRGYLTGLIGAKRARPGDDLLSALVTARDEERSLDEDELIAMAFLLLAAGYITTVNLIGSGIAALLAHPDQLRMLRDDPALLPGAIEEFLRYDGPVNPGIARFAREDVTIAGVDIPRGATVLVASAIADRDPDHFPEPDRLDISRQDNAHLAFGHGIHYCLGAPLARLEGQIAIGTVLRRLPRLALAVPTEELRWRPGGLRGPERLPVTFTADAPA, from the coding sequence ATGAGCCGACAGCCGGTCCTTCTTCCCTACGCCGATCCGGCCTTCGTCGCCGACCCCTTCCCGGTCTACCGGCAACTGCGCGAGGACGGCCCGGTAAGGCGCGCCATCATCGCCGGTGGCCTGGAGGCATGGCTGGTCACACGGTACGAGGACGGCCTCGCGGCCCTGTCCGACCCGCGGCTGAGCAGCGACGTCCGCGATGCGTCGGACCCCCGGCTCATCGAGCGGCTGCCTGCCACGGACCGCGAGTCCGTACTGCGCAACATGCTCCGCACCGATCCCCCCGACCACACCCGGCTGCGCCGGCTGGTGTCCAGGGCGTTCACCGCGCACCGCGTGGCGCGGCTGCGGCCCCGCGTCCAGGAGATCGCCGACCGACTGCTCGACGAGATCGGGCCGCGCGGCCGTGCCGACCTCGTCGGGAGCTACGCGCTGCCGCTCCCGGTCACCGTGATCGGCGAACTGCTCGGCGTGCCCGTGACCGACCGGCACGATTTCCAGCGGTGGACCGACGACATGGTCCTGCAGGGGGCCGAGCCACCGGACCCGGCCCGGACCGAAGAGACATGGCGGCACCTGCGCGGGTATCTGACCGGGCTCATCGGGGCGAAGCGGGCCCGCCCCGGGGACGACCTGCTCAGCGCGCTGGTGACCGCCCGGGACGAGGAGCGGAGCCTGGACGAGGACGAGCTGATCGCCATGGCCTTCCTGCTGTTGGCAGCGGGATACATCACCACGGTCAACCTGATCGGCAGCGGGATCGCGGCGCTGCTCGCCCACCCCGACCAGCTTCGGATGCTGCGGGACGACCCGGCGCTGCTTCCGGGCGCGATCGAGGAATTCCTGCGCTACGACGGACCGGTCAACCCCGGCATCGCCCGGTTCGCGCGCGAGGACGTCACCATCGCGGGCGTGGACATCCCGCGCGGCGCGACCGTGCTCGTCGCATCGGCCATCGCCGACCGCGACCCGGACCACTTCCCCGAACCCGACCGCCTGGACATCTCACGGCAGGACAACGCCCACCTCGCGTTCGGGCACGGCATCCACTACTGCCTCGGGGCGCCGCTGGCCCGGCTGGAGGGGCAGATCGCCATCGGCACCGTACTGCGCCGCCTGCCCCGCCTCGCCCTGGCCGTGCCGACCGAGGAACTGCGGTGGCGACCGGGAGGGCTGCGCGGCCCCGAGCGACTGCCCGTCACCTTCACCGCCGACGCCCCGGCCTGA
- a CDS encoding FBP domain-containing protein, which translates to MKAVSEQDIRASFINCSKGEAKRLPLPRDLDEQPWDDLDFLGWRDLSAPGRSYIVTERDGELIGVTLRFPSQQRGFLHRSMCSLCLTTHPGSGVSLMTARKTGAAGREGNSVGLYICTDLACSLYVRGRKTPAPGGRFKETLTVEEQVERTRANLDAFLGKLFG; encoded by the coding sequence ATGAAGGCCGTGAGTGAGCAGGACATCCGCGCATCGTTCATCAACTGCTCCAAGGGGGAGGCCAAGCGTCTGCCGCTGCCCCGCGACCTCGACGAGCAGCCCTGGGACGATCTGGACTTCCTGGGGTGGCGGGATCTATCCGCCCCCGGGCGCAGTTACATCGTCACCGAACGCGACGGCGAACTCATCGGCGTGACGCTCCGCTTCCCCTCCCAGCAACGCGGCTTCCTCCATCGGAGCATGTGCTCCCTGTGTCTCACCACACACCCGGGGAGCGGCGTCTCGCTGATGACCGCCCGGAAGACCGGCGCCGCGGGGCGCGAGGGCAATTCGGTCGGCCTGTACATCTGCACCGATCTCGCCTGCTCGCTGTATGTCCGGGGCAGGAAGACCCCGGCGCCCGGCGGTCGCTTCAAGGAGACCCTGACGGTGGAGGAGCAGGTGGAGCGGACCAGGGCCAACCTCGACGCGTTCCTGGGCAAGCTCTTCGGCTGA
- a CDS encoding NUDIX hydrolase has product MKTTPADTSSRNTRPPQAQAALGVGVIVQDERGRVLLGRHHGGTWELPGGKVDPTHESIAEAAARELREETGLEVDAEDVRVFAMLHDVVGGINRVSMGAVVTVRSGSPQVTEPHLISTWQWTAFDALPEPLFAPSAQVLAAWHPDLPIEHPPAHRLTVTDAVDGA; this is encoded by the coding sequence ATGAAGACCACGCCCGCGGACACCTCTTCCCGCAACACCCGTCCACCGCAGGCGCAGGCGGCTCTCGGCGTGGGGGTGATCGTGCAGGACGAACGGGGGCGGGTACTCCTCGGCAGGCACCACGGCGGGACCTGGGAGCTGCCGGGCGGCAAGGTCGACCCGACCCACGAGTCCATCGCCGAGGCGGCCGCCCGTGAGCTCCGGGAGGAGACGGGTCTGGAGGTCGACGCGGAGGACGTACGCGTATTCGCCATGCTCCACGACGTGGTCGGGGGGATCAACCGCGTGTCGATGGGCGCCGTGGTGACCGTGCGGTCGGGTAGCCCGCAGGTGACCGAACCCCATCTCATCAGCACCTGGCAGTGGACCGCATTCGACGCCCTGCCGGAACCGTTGTTCGCTCCCTCCGCCCAAGTGCTCGCGGCCTGGCACCCCGACCTCCCGATCGAACATCCGCCCGCGCACCGGCTGACCGTCACGGACGCCGTGGACGGCGCATAA